From the Acetobacter aceti genome, one window contains:
- a CDS encoding lactonase family protein, with protein MDSKTAFGRRLFGLSVLGSGLTGFMKAAFGDTPKTPPPEPIPKAALPKASPEAAARRNSGSPRTLCYVGGYTRAGPADTNAKGITLFEMNEETGVLTQLGQVTPADNPSFLALSTDHRFLYVVNEISDFEGQKSGSATAYAIDPRTGVITKLNTVSTGGADPAFLSVHPSGRYLLVANYTGGSGAVIRIQPDGSLGALSDLVHNTGPKMPERAKDNPPGNYAVSDHSASHMHMMQADVDGRFIIGCDAGLDRVYVWKLDPDKGTLTPAESPWLTMEPGSAPRHFCFNPNGKVIYILGEQNSRVVVADYDQKTGAMSVRQTASTVTAKFRGSTLAAEIGMHPSGKFMYVTNRLGDSIACFTVKDDGSIELFDEVWERANYGRSFAFDPSGRFMFVANQRSDSITSWRVNPDTGNLDFTWNFTPIGTPSAFAFITLDNA; from the coding sequence ATGGATAGTAAAACAGCTTTTGGGCGTCGTCTGTTCGGATTATCCGTTCTTGGGTCCGGGCTGACGGGATTCATGAAAGCCGCCTTTGGCGACACCCCTAAGACGCCGCCTCCTGAGCCGATTCCGAAAGCGGCCCTGCCGAAGGCGTCCCCGGAAGCTGCTGCCCGGAGGAACAGCGGCAGCCCGCGCACCCTGTGTTATGTTGGTGGGTACACAAGAGCGGGTCCGGCTGACACGAACGCCAAAGGCATCACCCTGTTTGAGATGAATGAGGAAACAGGCGTGCTGACCCAGCTCGGGCAGGTCACTCCGGCAGACAATCCCTCTTTTCTCGCCTTGTCGACTGATCATCGGTTTCTCTATGTCGTGAACGAAATCAGTGATTTCGAAGGACAGAAGAGCGGATCAGCGACTGCTTACGCCATCGACCCGCGTACCGGTGTCATTACGAAACTGAATACTGTTTCAACAGGCGGAGCTGACCCCGCCTTTCTGAGTGTGCATCCGTCCGGGCGCTATCTGCTTGTCGCCAATTACACAGGCGGAAGTGGCGCCGTCATCCGGATCCAGCCGGATGGAAGTCTCGGGGCATTGTCCGATCTTGTGCACAATACCGGCCCCAAAATGCCGGAACGGGCGAAAGACAATCCTCCCGGAAACTACGCGGTCAGTGATCATTCCGCGTCTCATATGCACATGATGCAGGCTGATGTGGATGGCCGTTTCATCATTGGATGCGATGCTGGCCTGGACCGCGTGTATGTCTGGAAGCTGGATCCCGATAAGGGGACCCTTACGCCAGCGGAGTCGCCCTGGCTGACGATGGAGCCCGGATCTGCACCGCGCCATTTCTGCTTCAATCCCAACGGCAAGGTCATTTATATTCTGGGTGAGCAGAATTCCCGGGTCGTTGTCGCTGATTATGATCAGAAAACAGGTGCAATGTCAGTGCGCCAGACCGCTTCGACCGTGACGGCGAAATTCCGCGGCAGTACTCTTGCAGCCGAAATAGGCATGCATCCGAGTGGCAAATTTATGTATGTCACCAATCGTCTGGGTGACTCCATTGCCTGCTTCACGGTCAAGGATGATGGCTCCATCGAACTCTTTGACGAAGTATGGGAGCGCGCCAACTATGGCCGGTCTTTCGCATTCGATCCATCGGGCAGGTTCATGTTCGTTGCCAACCAGCGGAGTGATTCCATCACGTCATGGCGCGTGAATCCCGATACGGGCAATCTGGATTTCACCTGGAATTTTACACCTATTGGCACACCAAGCGCTTTTGCCTTTATCACTCTGGATAATGCCTGA
- the cysS gene encoding cysteine--tRNA ligase: MTQLLLHDSQRRATVPFEPLDPEHVKVYYCGPTVYDLPHVGNLRAMLTADILTRLLRRLYPRVTFVRNITDVDDKITARAAQNNEDIASLTARTTAEFHTDLAAMNMLPPDIEPRATHNIEQMVAMIAHLIELGHAYEAERHVLFAVASFPSYGALSGRDPEDLVAGARVEVAPYKRDPGDFVLWKPSTPTQPGWPSPWGRGRPGWHIECSAMSHRYLGDSFDIHGGGSDLLFPHHENERAQSLCCFPGSRFADYWVHNAMLLVDGEKMSKSLGNFLTIRDVLAKGPVEALRLLLMGAHYRSVLNFTWSGLDEAKRTLDRFYRALESTWPLDVEGRNIPEPFLAALCDDLNTPKAIAELHTMATTALAGDREAAADLLVSGRMIGLFMQEPAAWFRGEAGDGPSEAAIDALIAERLAARKAKDFARADAIRKELTDKGVVLEDGPGGTTWRRA; encoded by the coding sequence ATGACCCAGCTACTGCTCCATGACAGCCAGCGGCGAGCGACAGTTCCGTTCGAGCCGCTCGATCCGGAGCATGTGAAGGTCTATTACTGCGGCCCCACGGTCTACGACCTGCCGCATGTCGGCAACCTGCGGGCCATGCTCACGGCCGATATCCTCACGCGCCTGCTGCGCAGGCTCTATCCACGCGTGACGTTCGTGCGCAACATCACCGACGTGGACGACAAGATCACGGCACGGGCCGCGCAGAACAACGAGGACATCGCCTCCCTCACCGCCCGCACGACCGCCGAGTTTCATACAGATCTCGCAGCGATGAACATGCTGCCGCCGGATATCGAACCACGCGCCACGCACAATATCGAACAGATGGTGGCGATGATCGCCCACCTGATCGAACTCGGCCATGCCTATGAAGCCGAGAGGCATGTGCTGTTCGCCGTCGCCTCCTTCCCGTCCTACGGCGCACTTTCAGGACGTGATCCGGAAGACCTCGTGGCGGGCGCGCGTGTCGAGGTCGCTCCCTACAAACGAGATCCGGGTGATTTCGTGCTGTGGAAACCCTCCACGCCGACCCAGCCGGGCTGGCCTTCTCCGTGGGGACGCGGGCGGCCCGGCTGGCATATCGAATGCTCGGCCATGTCGCATCGCTATCTCGGCGACAGTTTCGATATTCATGGCGGCGGCAGCGATCTGCTCTTTCCGCACCACGAAAACGAACGCGCCCAGAGCCTGTGCTGCTTCCCCGGCAGCAGGTTCGCCGACTACTGGGTGCATAACGCCATGCTGCTGGTCGATGGCGAGAAAATGTCCAAATCACTGGGCAACTTTCTGACCATCCGCGACGTGCTGGCGAAAGGTCCGGTCGAAGCGCTGCGTCTGCTGCTGATGGGCGCGCACTATCGCTCGGTCCTGAACTTCACATGGTCAGGACTGGACGAAGCAAAACGCACATTGGACCGGTTTTATCGGGCGCTGGAAAGCACATGGCCGCTGGATGTGGAAGGCCGTAACATTCCTGAGCCCTTCCTTGCCGCGCTGTGCGACGATCTGAACACGCCGAAAGCCATCGCGGAGCTACACACCATGGCGACCACAGCACTCGCTGGCGACCGTGAAGCCGCTGCCGATCTGCTGGTGTCCGGTCGCATGATCGGCCTGTTCATGCAGGAGCCTGCCGCATGGTTCCGGGGCGAGGCTGGCGACGGTCCCTCCGAAGCCGCGATCGACGCGCTGATCGCCGAACGTCTGGCGGCCCGCAAGGCGAAGGATTTCGCCCGCGCCGACGCCATTCGCAAGGAACTGACCGACAAGGGCGTGGTGCTTGAAGACGGTCCCGGCGGGACCACATGGAGGCGCGCATGA
- a CDS encoding SulP family inorganic anion transporter, which yields MISTKKKNAWWGDCIAGLSEAALSVPQVMGYARIAGVPAVMGLYTALLPPLVFAALGSSRHLVVAADSATAAVMAGGLQSVAPTGSAAYSALVPVVALFTAGLLLIARLFRLGFLADFLSRTVLVGFLTGVGCQVAISMLHDMVGISRKGGNSLLQLWGDVTHVHDASLPTIALSLLVAGCIVAARHLTPRIPGALVAVMGSILASAWFGFSRMGITTLGPVSGGFPRLGLPHFGLNELSVIVPTALSCMFVIIAQSAATSRAFAVQYNETVDENADILGLSGANMAAALSGTFVVNGSPTQTALAVRSGARSQRAQVVVALVTGLILLCATGPLQYLPQCVLASIVFVIGVDMINVSGLLAIRQESPGEFRLALITAATVVAVGVEQGIFLAIVLSLLRHVRHSYEPHTSVLQPVRSGLFEATRCHAGEETEPGLIIYRFAADLFYANCTRFADDVRVLVESAPHPVFCIVVDAGAITDIDYSAAAMLRDLVTRLRARKVELFFGRVSHDMRNDMVRHRLIGLVGEDHLLDALHLAVDMAKKRMTQLTMGK from the coding sequence ATGATCAGCACGAAGAAAAAAAATGCATGGTGGGGAGACTGCATCGCCGGACTGTCCGAGGCGGCGCTGAGTGTGCCTCAGGTGATGGGCTACGCGCGGATCGCCGGTGTGCCAGCCGTCATGGGACTATATACGGCTCTTCTGCCGCCTCTCGTGTTTGCCGCGCTGGGGTCGTCACGCCATCTCGTCGTGGCGGCGGATTCAGCGACAGCGGCGGTTATGGCCGGAGGCCTCCAGTCTGTCGCGCCGACCGGAAGTGCGGCCTACAGTGCGCTGGTGCCGGTCGTGGCGCTGTTTACCGCCGGACTGCTGTTGATTGCCCGGCTGTTCCGGCTGGGATTTCTTGCGGATTTTCTCTCGCGCACGGTGCTTGTGGGCTTTCTGACCGGTGTGGGATGTCAGGTCGCCATTTCCATGCTGCACGACATGGTCGGCATTTCCCGGAAGGGCGGAAATTCGTTGCTCCAGTTGTGGGGCGATGTGACCCATGTCCATGACGCCAGTCTGCCGACCATTGCCCTCTCGCTGCTGGTGGCCGGCTGCATTGTGGCGGCACGCCATCTGACGCCGCGTATTCCCGGCGCGCTGGTGGCGGTGATGGGAAGCATTCTGGCGAGCGCGTGGTTTGGTTTCTCGCGGATGGGGATCACAACTTTGGGGCCGGTGAGTGGCGGCTTTCCGCGCCTCGGGCTGCCCCATTTCGGCCTGAATGAACTGTCGGTGATCGTGCCGACGGCTCTTTCCTGCATGTTCGTGATCATCGCCCAGAGTGCGGCGACCTCACGCGCCTTTGCTGTGCAGTATAACGAAACCGTAGACGAAAACGCCGACATTCTTGGGCTTTCGGGAGCCAACATGGCGGCGGCGCTCAGCGGTACGTTCGTGGTCAATGGCAGTCCGACCCAGACCGCGCTCGCCGTGCGGTCCGGGGCGCGCAGCCAGCGTGCGCAGGTTGTCGTCGCGCTGGTCACCGGGCTGATCCTGCTCTGCGCGACAGGTCCGTTGCAGTATCTGCCGCAATGCGTGCTGGCGAGCATCGTGTTCGTCATTGGTGTCGACATGATCAATGTGTCCGGGCTGCTGGCCATCCGGCAGGAAAGCCCCGGTGAATTCCGCCTTGCCCTCATCACCGCGGCGACAGTGGTGGCGGTCGGGGTGGAGCAGGGAATCTTTCTGGCGATCGTGCTGTCGCTGCTGCGCCATGTGCGACACAGCTACGAGCCCCATACCAGCGTGCTCCAGCCTGTCCGTTCCGGCCTTTTCGAGGCGACGCGCTGTCATGCAGGGGAGGAAACCGAGCCGGGGCTGATCATCTACCGGTTCGCAGCCGATCTCTTCTATGCCAACTGCACACGCTTCGCTGACGATGTGAGGGTGCTTGTCGAAAGCGCGCCACATCCGGTGTTCTGCATTGTGGTTGATGCGGGGGCCATTACGGATATCGATTATTCCGCCGCAGCCATGCTGCGTGATCTTGTGACGCGCTTGCGGGCGCGGAAGGTTGAGCTGTTTTTCGGACGTGTCAGTCATGACATGCGGAACGATATGGTCCGCCATCGGCTGATCGGTCTTGTCGGAGAAGATCATCTGCTGGACGCGCTGCACCTTGCGGTGGATATGGCGAAGAAGAGGATGACGCAATTGACGATGGGAAAATGA
- a CDS encoding oligosaccharide flippase family protein: MSSSDEMGEVPRSRHILTSTGWNIIGRIVPVFVAILATPRLIHMLGLSRWGIFTIALSLVSTLGIFDLGLGRALTRATADRPEGKTTPETADLIFTGSIMMGFMGIMGGVAAAALVGIWVDHGLKIAPELHSEVLWSLWIFCATGPFLMVNASFWGVLTSYNAFRTANLITIPVSIAYYVAPVLVLYVWNSLVGVMLVILACRLWLTFAYGRSLLHLIPELKQARFRSHLLKPLLRIGGWMTVSNLAFPILSYVDRFMIASVVSAAATSFYTTPADVVTRFNMLSSSVSASSFPALASSWRRDPGRASEIYCTSVLAVSALLFPPCLITALFSHTFLSLWIDASFADHSAMIMKFLCVGVFLGGIDTIAYSLLDAIGRPDVNARFSIGEIIFYLPVLYLSLIYFGVPGAACVWAIRICADYSVRSLVSIRFYAPLKPAILQVLPATVLGAVLLVIAMVRISALPAIGEMMLSMLIFYGVLWFACLNRSEREAFIALSGRVKRRMGM; the protein is encoded by the coding sequence ATGTCTTCCTCTGATGAGATGGGCGAAGTGCCCCGTTCGCGCCATATTCTGACCAGCACCGGCTGGAACATCATCGGACGTATTGTGCCGGTATTCGTCGCTATTCTTGCTACCCCCCGGCTGATCCATATGCTTGGTCTGTCGCGCTGGGGTATTTTTACCATCGCCTTGAGCCTGGTCAGTACGCTCGGGATTTTTGATCTCGGATTGGGTCGCGCGCTCACTCGTGCAACTGCCGATCGTCCTGAAGGAAAGACAACGCCCGAAACGGCTGATCTGATCTTCACAGGCAGCATCATGATGGGCTTCATGGGGATCATGGGAGGTGTCGCCGCCGCTGCTCTGGTCGGTATATGGGTTGACCATGGACTGAAGATCGCACCAGAACTGCACTCTGAAGTGCTCTGGTCATTGTGGATATTCTGCGCCACCGGACCATTTCTGATGGTTAATGCTTCGTTCTGGGGTGTTCTCACCAGCTACAACGCATTCCGGACTGCCAATCTCATTACCATTCCGGTTTCGATCGCCTATTATGTGGCGCCTGTGCTTGTGCTGTACGTGTGGAACAGTCTTGTGGGTGTCATGCTGGTGATCCTCGCCTGCCGGCTGTGGCTCACCTTTGCCTATGGCCGCTCTTTGCTGCACCTCATCCCCGAACTGAAACAGGCCCGCTTCCGGAGCCATCTGCTCAAGCCACTGCTGCGGATCGGTGGCTGGATGACGGTTTCCAATCTGGCCTTTCCGATTTTGAGCTACGTCGACCGTTTCATGATCGCCAGTGTTGTCTCCGCTGCTGCGACCAGTTTTTATACAACGCCGGCCGATGTCGTGACGCGCTTCAATATGCTCAGCTCGTCCGTCAGCGCTTCATCCTTTCCTGCACTTGCGTCTTCATGGCGACGTGACCCGGGGCGCGCATCGGAAATTTACTGCACAAGCGTGCTGGCGGTCAGCGCTTTGCTGTTTCCGCCCTGTCTGATCACGGCATTATTCAGTCACACCTTTCTGTCGCTGTGGATTGACGCCTCCTTTGCCGATCACAGTGCGATGATCATGAAATTTTTATGCGTGGGTGTCTTTCTGGGCGGCATTGACACCATCGCATACAGCCTGCTGGACGCGATTGGCCGTCCGGATGTGAACGCACGCTTTTCAATTGGTGAAATCATTTTCTATCTGCCGGTCCTTTATCTTTCACTGATTTATTTTGGTGTACCGGGCGCCGCCTGCGTATGGGCTATCCGGATTTGCGCCGACTACAGTGTCCGCTCGCTGGTGAGCATTCGATTCTATGCACCTCTGAAGCCTGCCATTCTGCAGGTTCTACCCGCGACAGTATTGGGTGCGGTTTTACTGGTCATAGCGATGGTCAGGATTTCCGCCCTTCCGGCTATAGGGGAAATGATGCTGTCTATGCTGATTTTTTATGGGGTTTTGTGGTTTGCCTGCCTGAACCGGTCTGAACGTGAAGCATTCATAGCATTGTCCGGTAGAGTTAAGCGACGAATGGGGATGTGA
- a CDS encoding NAD-dependent malic enzyme: protein MTSQKSSLRGMALLNDGDVNHGTGFTLEERKSLGLEGLIPPHVETLDRQMERSLHHIALKPDDLERYIYLNSLVDRNETLFYKVLRSDPARFVPIIYAPTLARACKVFSHIYRRPRGMYITLDMKGRIAEVLRNWPESDVRTICVTTGGRILGLGDIGVNGMGIPIGKLQLYTVCGSVPPRSLLPIQLDIGTTNAALRADPLYLGARREPPPIEELDEFVEEFVQAVQEVFPGCCLHFEDWKGTDALRYLARYRDRVLCYNDDIQGTAAVTLAGLVTALRVKKEKLSEQRYLFLGAGSSGLGTADMLVSAMKLEGLTDEQACERITLMDVDGLLETSRTDLLPEQRRFAKEAAPTQDLLATIRNTRPTVLIGVSTCGGAFNQAVIKEMATLNERPIIFSLSLPETNAECTAEEAYTWSEGRALFAGGIQFPNVEIDDKVFYPGQANNFYIFPGLGLAVYATHPEIITDELIIEAAKALTDQVDEIALERGRLFPPQTDIIDVSMTSAVRLAEFIFDKGMARVDRPNDIRAWIEKQAYDPHY, encoded by the coding sequence ATGACATCCCAGAAATCCTCGCTCCGTGGCATGGCGCTGCTCAATGATGGCGACGTCAATCACGGCACAGGCTTTACGCTTGAAGAACGCAAGAGCCTCGGTCTGGAGGGTCTGATCCCGCCTCACGTTGAAACACTCGACAGGCAGATGGAGCGTTCGCTCCATCATATCGCACTGAAGCCGGATGATCTTGAGCGCTATATCTATTTGAACTCGCTGGTCGATCGGAACGAAACGCTTTTCTACAAAGTGCTGCGATCCGACCCGGCCCGTTTCGTGCCGATCATCTATGCCCCCACCCTCGCCCGGGCCTGCAAGGTGTTCAGCCACATCTACCGTCGTCCCCGCGGCATGTACATCACGCTCGACATGAAAGGCCGTATCGCGGAAGTGCTTCGCAACTGGCCGGAAAGTGATGTCCGGACAATCTGCGTGACGACGGGCGGCCGTATCCTCGGACTTGGCGACATCGGCGTGAACGGCATGGGCATCCCCATCGGCAAGCTGCAACTCTATACCGTTTGCGGCTCAGTCCCGCCCCGCTCCCTGCTTCCCATCCAGCTTGATATCGGCACGACCAATGCGGCGCTGAGAGCAGACCCGCTCTATCTGGGCGCACGCCGCGAACCGCCGCCGATTGAAGAACTCGACGAATTTGTCGAAGAGTTCGTGCAGGCCGTTCAGGAAGTTTTCCCCGGCTGCTGTCTGCATTTCGAGGACTGGAAAGGCACGGATGCGCTCCGTTACCTTGCCAGATATCGTGACAGGGTTCTGTGCTATAACGATGACATTCAGGGTACGGCTGCAGTCACGCTCGCCGGTCTGGTGACCGCTCTTCGCGTCAAGAAGGAGAAACTCTCCGAACAGCGCTATCTGTTTCTCGGAGCAGGATCATCCGGTCTGGGCACGGCCGATATGCTGGTTTCAGCCATGAAGCTGGAGGGACTGACCGATGAGCAGGCCTGCGAACGCATCACGCTGATGGATGTGGACGGTCTTCTGGAAACATCCCGCACAGACCTCCTCCCCGAGCAGCGGCGCTTTGCCAAGGAAGCAGCCCCGACACAGGATCTTCTCGCCACAATCAGGAACACGCGGCCGACGGTTCTGATCGGCGTTTCAACCTGTGGAGGCGCTTTCAATCAGGCCGTCATCAAGGAAATGGCGACACTGAATGAACGTCCCATCATCTTCTCGCTGTCTCTTCCGGAAACAAACGCGGAATGCACGGCGGAGGAGGCCTACACCTGGTCGGAAGGACGTGCGCTGTTTGCCGGCGGCATCCAGTTTCCCAACGTCGAAATCGACGACAAGGTGTTCTATCCGGGACAGGCGAATAATTTCTATATTTTCCCTGGTCTCGGTCTCGCTGTGTATGCGACACATCCTGAGATCATCACGGATGAACTGATTATTGAAGCAGCCAAAGCCCTGACGGATCAGGTTGACGAAATCGCGCTGGAACGCGGCAGGTTATTCCCTCCGCAGACAGACATCATCGACGTTTCCATGACATCCGCGGTCCGTCTTGCAGAGTTCATTTTCGACAAGGGGATGGCGCGGGTGGACAGGCCGAATGACATAAGGGCATGGATCGAGAAACAGGCTTACGATCCGCATTACTGA
- a CDS encoding RNA methyltransferase encodes MTGRDGGADIGPIGNSPVVILVRPQMAENIGTTARAMANGGLFHMRIVAPRDGWPQERAWRAASGADRILDAAEVFETVDDAIADLHHVYATCPRPRHIVKPLLTARGGAIELREATSRGLKVGLMFGPERAGLDNEDMARADALIRYPLNPAFMSLNLAQAVMIMAYEWWLTEDNTPPRELMTNGTHVATKGELENFMGHLIRELDDCGFLRNEQKRPGMVRNMRHFFTRGEVTEQELRTLHGVVTELVNRRRVR; translated from the coding sequence ATGACCGGGCGTGACGGCGGCGCCGATATCGGACCGATCGGCAACAGTCCGGTCGTCATTCTCGTGCGCCCGCAGATGGCGGAGAATATCGGCACCACAGCCCGCGCCATGGCCAATGGTGGTCTGTTCCACATGCGGATTGTCGCCCCGCGTGACGGATGGCCGCAGGAACGGGCATGGCGTGCGGCCTCCGGCGCGGATCGTATTCTCGATGCGGCGGAAGTCTTTGAGACGGTCGATGACGCCATCGCCGATCTGCATCACGTCTATGCGACCTGCCCCCGCCCCCGTCATATCGTCAAACCTCTGCTGACGGCCCGTGGGGGCGCCATCGAACTGCGGGAAGCAACCAGTCGTGGCCTGAAGGTCGGGCTGATGTTCGGCCCGGAACGCGCCGGGCTGGATAATGAGGACATGGCGCGGGCGGACGCGTTGATCCGCTATCCGCTCAACCCCGCGTTCATGTCGCTGAATCTGGCGCAGGCCGTGATGATCATGGCCTATGAGTGGTGGCTGACAGAGGACAACACGCCGCCCCGCGAGTTGATGACAAACGGGACTCACGTCGCCACAAAAGGCGAGCTTGAGAATTTCATGGGTCATCTCATCCGGGAACTTGATGACTGCGGCTTTCTCCGCAACGAGCAGAAACGCCCCGGGATGGTGCGTAACATGCGTCATTTCTTCACCCGTGGCGAGGTGACCGAGCAGGAATTGCGAACGCTGCACGGAGTTGTCACGGAACTGGTCAACCGGCGTCGGGTGCGCTGA
- a CDS encoding ABC-F family ATP-binding cassette domain-containing protein has product MSLLVIHDLTLRIAGRTLLDQANLSIEPGRKVGLIGRNGAGKSTLLAAIAGDIQPDGGSIRLSSRARMGRVKQEAPSGPASLVETVLAGDTERATLLAEAETTTDPQRIAEVHERLIAINADSAPARAASILSGLGFNAEAQARPVSDFSGGWRMRVSLATALFLEPDLLLLDEPTNHLDLEATLWLEGWLTRFGGAALIVSHDRGLLDACVNAIAHLDRGKLSLTPGGYEEFVRIRTEQALQQTRAAEKVAARRAHMQSFVDRFRAKATKAKQAQARIKALEKLPVIDSVIEDAPTRFEFPEPEPLPPPMLTMEHVTIGYDGKAILSNLSLRLDMEDRIALLGANGNGKSTFAKLVAGRLEPISGTVNHSSRLKVGYFAQHQTEELVMSDTPIAHMARALPKALPTEVRSQLARFGLDAGKAETKISELSGGEKARLLLALATRDAPQLLILDEPTNHLDLDAKDALVRALSEFEGAVLLISHDPHLVEMVADRLWLVGDGRITPFEGDMAEYRTWLLEQSRAAARSASGRETESSAGRKEERRERAEARKALAPLRKKVKEAESKILKLTSERAKVETRLADPALYDASSGEDVTRLTMKLASLKKDEEKAEEEWFTLQAELEEASAED; this is encoded by the coding sequence GTGAGCCTGCTTGTCATCCATGATCTGACCCTTCGCATCGCTGGCCGCACCCTTCTGGATCAGGCCAATCTTTCGATTGAGCCGGGCCGCAAGGTGGGACTCATCGGACGGAACGGCGCTGGAAAATCGACTCTGCTGGCTGCCATCGCGGGTGACATCCAGCCGGATGGCGGCTCGATCCGTCTGTCCTCGCGCGCCCGTATGGGGCGTGTGAAGCAGGAAGCCCCCTCCGGCCCCGCCTCACTGGTAGAAACGGTTCTCGCAGGTGACACGGAACGCGCAACCCTGCTTGCGGAAGCGGAAACCACGACCGACCCGCAGCGTATCGCTGAAGTGCATGAACGGCTGATCGCCATCAACGCCGACAGCGCCCCTGCCCGCGCCGCCAGCATCCTCTCCGGTCTCGGCTTCAATGCCGAGGCGCAGGCCCGTCCGGTCTCCGACTTCTCAGGCGGCTGGCGGATGCGCGTTTCTCTGGCGACAGCACTATTCCTTGAACCCGATCTCCTGCTGCTCGACGAGCCGACAAACCATCTCGACCTTGAAGCCACCCTCTGGCTTGAAGGCTGGCTTACGCGTTTCGGTGGCGCAGCCCTGATTGTCAGCCATGATCGCGGCCTGCTCGATGCCTGCGTCAACGCCATTGCGCATCTCGACCGCGGCAAGCTCTCGCTCACACCCGGCGGCTATGAGGAATTTGTCCGCATCCGAACGGAACAGGCGCTCCAGCAGACACGGGCAGCGGAAAAAGTTGCGGCGCGCCGGGCTCACATGCAGTCCTTCGTGGATCGGTTCCGCGCCAAGGCGACCAAGGCAAAGCAGGCTCAGGCCCGCATCAAGGCACTCGAAAAGCTGCCCGTAATCGACAGCGTGATTGAGGATGCGCCAACACGCTTCGAATTTCCGGAACCCGAACCCCTGCCCCCTCCAATGCTGACCATGGAGCATGTGACGATCGGCTATGACGGCAAGGCGATCCTGTCCAACCTGTCCCTTCGGCTGGACATGGAAGACCGCATTGCCCTGCTGGGCGCGAACGGAAACGGCAAATCCACTTTCGCCAAACTGGTGGCGGGACGCCTTGAACCAATCTCTGGCACCGTCAACCACAGCTCTCGTCTGAAGGTCGGTTATTTCGCCCAGCATCAGACAGAAGAACTGGTGATGAGCGACACACCGATCGCTCACATGGCGCGCGCTCTGCCGAAAGCCCTGCCGACTGAAGTACGGTCACAACTGGCCCGTTTCGGACTTGATGCAGGCAAGGCCGAGACAAAAATATCGGAGCTTTCCGGTGGAGAGAAGGCCCGCCTGCTGCTGGCTCTCGCTACCCGCGACGCACCGCAGTTGCTCATCCTTGATGAGCCGACCAACCATCTCGATCTGGACGCCAAGGATGCGCTGGTGAGAGCTCTGTCCGAATTTGAAGGCGCTGTCCTGCTGATCAGTCATGACCCACATCTGGTGGAAATGGTTGCCGACCGCCTGTGGCTGGTGGGAGATGGAAGGATCACCCCATTTGAGGGAGACATGGCCGAATACCGCACATGGCTTCTGGAGCAGTCCCGCGCCGCCGCACGAAGCGCGTCTGGCCGGGAAACAGAGTCATCGGCGGGAAGAAAAGAAGAGCGCCGTGAACGTGCCGAAGCCCGAAAGGCGCTGGCTCCATTGCGCAAGAAGGTCAAAGAGGCTGAATCGAAAATATTGAAACTGACCTCAGAGCGGGCAAAGGTTGAAACCAGACTGGCCGATCCTGCCCTCTATGACGCTTCCTCCGGCGAGGATGTCACCAGACTGACAATGAAGCTGGCCAGCCTGAAGAAAGACGAAGAAAAAGCCGAAGAGGAATGGTTCACTCTTCAGGCTGAACTGGAAGAAGCTTCTGCGGAGGACTGA
- the ndk gene encoding nucleoside-diphosphate kinase — MAVERTLSIIKPDATRRNLTGKINAVFEDNGLRIVGQKRVQLSEAQAGAFYAVHKERPFYGELVSFMISGPVVLQVLEGENAVAKNREVMGATDPKKAEPQTIRAQFAESIEANSVHGSDSAENAANEIRFFFAETEILP, encoded by the coding sequence ATGGCCGTTGAACGCACCCTTTCCATCATCAAGCCTGATGCAACCCGTCGCAACCTGACCGGCAAGATCAATGCCGTATTCGAAGACAACGGCCTTCGTATCGTCGGTCAGAAGCGCGTTCAGCTCAGCGAAGCCCAGGCTGGCGCATTCTATGCCGTGCACAAGGAGCGCCCGTTCTACGGTGAGCTGGTGTCCTTCATGATCTCCGGTCCGGTTGTCCTGCAGGTTCTCGAAGGCGAGAACGCTGTTGCAAAGAACCGTGAAGTCATGGGCGCCACCGACCCGAAGAAGGCCGAGCCGCAGACCATTCGCGCCCAGTTCGCCGAGAGCATCGAAGCCAACTCCGTCCATGGTTCTGACAGCGCCGAGAACGCAGCGAACGAAATCCGCTTCTTTTTCGCTGAGACAGAAATCCTCCCGTAA